In Carassius auratus strain Wakin chromosome 46, ASM336829v1, whole genome shotgun sequence, the following proteins share a genomic window:
- the LOC113064383 gene encoding protein crumbs homolog 2-like gives MEIRKVHLKCCGTVLLTMMMFKWGIFCSGSYDMCASSPCQNGATCVDTMDDYVCLCSREGVRYMGKDCDELYNACVFAECEGCVTEPGTEHYTCPEDINECESGPCVGALSECVDELNGYKCLCPPGFGGEDCSRRIIDCVDEPCLNNGTCRRIVDGFECTCSEGFRGETCEENVDECDSHPCQNGAICVDGINKYHCFCVPGYQGHNCEIDINECASRPCWNNGTCINGKDQYLCECLLGYTGVNCEMEIDECESNPCQNEATCHDLVGLYTCDCVQGFEGSDCEININECESDPCRNGGICLDLIDSYECECEGTGFMGDHCEEDILECASHPCQHGATCLEGINHYNCTCFPGFEGDNCEVDIDECADTPCENDGECFEKSKPEHWDADLEFTYATAAGYICECQPGYTGENCSVNINECVSEPCHNGGSCKDLVNGYMCICPEGFAGVECEVNIDECESAPCLNGGVCEDGVAEYKCHCAEAEEGLLPWGGPQCTVQLRGCIKHACQNGATCLPWLDGEAHKHTCLCPPGFYDEVCSIPTTFSFSSPKFFLIEVPPLKRIRRDIEEHEHPLGVRMRFRTTLPNMLLFFRDNADFFLSLEIVAGELHAKVISKEGGSLEAQLPGLVSDGDWHEAVVNIDGWDQDIRLVLQIIGPGCGNQACRVEYKLPDGQAIFLHHDSLTKLYVGGVPEEYMNLTLSGHGFLGCMEDLQVDGHHVLPHDLGDKGASVEFGCIKTEWCEVDPNPCSQQGHCVDLWTDYRCDCYRPHYGRDCSQDFSFWTFSHEDSTSFLAFELLSDFGRNFSVSFFLRSLKSSGLLFQIRRAGLQRTEEDDPYFTMYLEMGRVHVTSVVGSPILSSPVFVCNGKKQMLQIDVQEGQMFFSNGGLRYRLGSLSDLEFLKGDLVYVGGVPGEEGAANWGGHFKGCLQDLRLNDEHLNVEIWNSSLSETLYISSHAENVLPGCMSDDTCKVEPCLNGGECTVTWNDFTCSCSRDFTGKTCETRLWCVSDPCLHGGHCVDLLDGFECIANATFDNTPLHYSAKGSLVYPVTNVTMELRTRQENAVLLRAWKGVELLLIGLVDSAIHVELHTENRVEPVIFSGQRHIADGNWHHLMVAMANPERDASQWFILVDGVMDGSSAPELAGSLSFLKDLSSEVALAETYTGCLGAVRVGEMYLPFVDHTKSPQISQFWRQQDERVRIGCNGAPVCLSHPCRRGGMCVDLFNKFGCNCPPGWEGLTCEKETDECVSGPCLHGKCKDKLNGYDCLCHPGYAGPTCSENIDDCKGSKCKNGGTCVDGVNDFTCICPPKYSGTRCQYNYPPLKCELDVECENRGICHDTQWGANCTCPPGFTGDRCEREVDECASSPCLNGGSCLDRLNRFQCLCPAGFSGQFCETNKQAQQEHLPWLAIAVPLACGCILLVAIGLIFMLMTARKKRQSEGAYSPSHQEIAGARLEMDSMLKVPPEERLI, from the exons ATGGAGATCAGGAAAGTTCATCTGAAATGCTGTGGGACAGTTTTACTGACCATGATGATGTTCAAATGGG GTATATTCTGTTCGGGGTCATATGACATGTGTGCATCTTCACCCTGCCAAAATGGGGCGACGTGTGTGGATACAATGGATgactatgtgtgtttgtgttcacggGAAGGAGTGCGGTACATGGGGAAGGACTGCGATGAGCTGTACAACGCTTGTGTGTTTGCTGAATGTGAAGGGTGTGTGACTGAACCAGGCACGGAGCACTACACCTGCCCAGAGGACATCAACGAGTGTGAAAGTGGGCCGTGTGTTGGGGCCCTCTCTGAGTGTGTAGATGAGCTGAATGGCTACAAATGCCTGTGTCCACCTGGTTTCGGAGGAGAGGACTGCAGTCGACGCATCATAGACTGTGTTGATGAACCCTGCCTCAACAATGGCACCTGTAGACGGATAGTGGATGGATTTGAATGCACCTGTTCAGAAGGTTTTCGTGGTGAGACCTGTGAAGAGAACGTGGATGAGTGTGATTCACATCCTTGTCAGAACGGTGCAATCTGCGTGGATGGGATCAACAAGTATCACTGCTTCTGTGTGCCTGGATACCAAGGACACAACTGTGAGATTGACATAAACGAGTGTGCATCACGACCTTGTTGGAACAATGGAACTTGTATTAATGGAAAAGACCAGTACCTGTGTGAATGTCTGCTGGGGTATACAG GCGTAAACTGTGAGATGGAGATCGATGAATGCGAGTCAAATCCATGCCAAAATGAAGCCACCTGTCATGACCTAGTAGGGCTATACACCTGTGACTGTGTGCAGGGATTTGAAGGATCAGACTGTGAAATTAACATCAATGAATGTGAGAGTGATCCATGTCGGAATGGAGGAATCTGCCTTGACCTCATTGATAG TTATGAGTGTGAATGTGAAGGCACTGGGTTTATGGGAGACCACTGTGAGGAGGATATTCTGGAGTGTGCATCACATCCTTGCCAACATGGAGCAACTTGTCTAGAGGGCATTAACCACTACAACTGTACCTGTTTTCCAG GTTTTGAAGGAGATAACTGTGAGGTGGATATAGATGAATGTGCTGATACTCCTTGTGAGAATGATGGTGAATGTTTTGAGAAGTCAAAACCAGAACACTGGGACGCAGACTTGGAGTTCACCTATGCCACAGCCGCAGGTTACATCTGTGAGTGCCAACCAGGATACACAG GAGAGAACTGTTCGGTGAACATAAACGAGTGTGTATCTGAGCCATGTCACAATGGAGGAAGCTGTAAAGATCTTGTAAACGGATATATGTGTATATGCCCAGAGGGGTTTGCAG GTGTGGAGTGTGAGGTAAATATAGACGAATGTGAGAGCGCCCCCTGCCTTAATGGAGGTGTATGTGAAGATGGAGTGGCTGAATATAAGTGTCACTGTGCAGAAGCCGAGGAAGGTCTCCTTCCATGGGGGGGACCCCAATGCACTGTGCAACTCCGTGGTTGCATTAAACATGCATGCCAAAATGGCGCCACCTGCTTGCCATGGCTGGATGGAGAGGCACACAAACATACTTGTCTTTGTCCACCTGGATTCTATGATGAAGTATGTTCAATACCAACCACATTCTCCTTCTCCTCACCAAAGTTCTTTCTTATTGAAGTTCCACCACTCAAGCGTATAAGGAGAGACATAGAAGAACATGAGCACCCTCTGGGGGTACGCATGCGCTTCCGCACCACACTGCCTAATATGCTGCTGTTCTTTCGAGACAATGCTGATTTCTTTCTCTCCCTGGAGATTGTTGCGGGTGAGCTGCATGCCAAGGTAATATCAAAGGAGGGCGGGTCACTGGAGGCACAATTGCCAGGGCTTGTAAGTGACGGAGATTGGCATGAGGCAGTGGTGAACATTGATGGATGGGATCAGGATATCAGACTCGTTCTGCAAATTATTGGTCCAGGCTGTGGCAATCAAGCATGCAGAGTTGAATACAAGCTACCAGATGGTCAAGCAATTTTCTTGCACCACGATAGCCTCACAAAGTTATATGTGGGTGGAGTACCAGAGGAGTACATGAATCTAACCTTAAGTGGACATGGCTTTTTGGGTTGTATGGAGGACCTACAGGTGGATGGCCATCATGTACTGCCACATGATCTTGGAGACAAGGGGGCAAGTGTAGAGTTTGGCTGTATAAAGACTGAATGGTGCGAGGTGGACCCAAATCCCTGCTCTCAACAAGGGCACTGTGTTGACCTCTGGACAGACTACCGCTGTGACTGTTATAGACCTCACTATGGACGTGACTGCAGCCAAG ATTTCTCATTTTGGACATTCAGTCACGAGGACTCTACAAGCTTTCTCGCATTTGAACTGTTGTCTGATTTTGGCAGGAACTTTAGTGTGTCATTCTTCCTACGATCTCTTAAATCAAGTGGATTATTATTTCAGATACGTAGGGCAGGGCTTCAGAGGACAGAGGAGGATGATCCTTATTTTACCATGTATCTGGAAATGGGACGAGTACATGTTACCTCTGTGGTGGGGTCACCCATTTTATCTTCACCCGTGTTTGTCTGTAATGGAAAGAAGCAAATGCTTCAGATTGATGTACAGGAGGGTCAGATGTTCTTTAGCAATGGTGGATTGCGATACAGGCTTGGCTCTCTGTCTGACTTGGAATTTCTAAAAGGAGACCTAGTCTATGTTGGTGGGGTTCCAGGTGAAGAGGGTGCAGCTAACTGGGGAGGTCATTTTAAGGGCTGCCTGCAGGACCTGAGACTAAACGACGAGCATCTGAATGTGGAAATCTGGAACAGTAGCCTCAGCGAGACCCTATATATCTCAAGTCATGCAGAGAACGTGCTTCCTGGATGCATGAGTGATGACACATGCAAG GTGGAGCCTTGCTTAAATGGTGGAGAGTGCACAGTAACATGGAATGACTTTACTTGTTCTTGTTCTCGGGATTTCACCGGAAAGACATGTGAAACTCGGCTTTGGTGCGTCAGCGACCCATGTTTACATGGTGGACACTGCGTGGATCTCTTGGATGGTTTTGAGT GCATTGCTAATGCGACCTTTGACAACACACCCTTACACTACAGTGCTAAAGGATCTCTAGTTTACCCAGTGACTAATGTGACCATGGAGCTCCGTACAAGGCAGGAAAATGCTGTGCTACTTCGTGCATGGAAAGGGGTGGAGCTTCTACTGATTGGTCTAGTGGATTCAGCCATTCATGTAGAGCTTCATACCGAGAACAGAGTAGAACCAGTTATATTCTCTGGACAAAGACACATTGCAGATGGAAACTGGCATCACCTCATGGTTGCCATGGCCAATCCAGAACGTGACGCATCGCAATGGTTCATTTTGGTGGATGGTGTCATGGATGGTAGCAGTGCCCCAGAACTTGCTGGTAGTTTAAGTTTTCTTAAAGACTTGTCAAGTGAAGTAGCACTAGCAGAGACGTACACAGGATGTCTAGGTGCTGTCAGAGTGGGTGAGATGTACCTTCCATTTGTAGACCATACCAAATCACCCCAAATATCACAGTTTTGGCGACAACAAGATGAGCGCGTGCGCATAGGCTGCAATGGGGCTCCAGTGTGCCTCTCTCATCCCTGCAGACGTGGTGGTATGTGTGTGGATCTTTTCAATAAGTTTGGCTGCAATTGCCCACCTGGCTGGGAAGGGCTCACCTGCGAGAAAGAAACTGATGAGTGTGTCTCAGGACCCTGTCTTCATGGCAAGTGCAAAGACAAGCTTAATGGGTATGACTGCTTGTGTCACCCAGGATATGCTGGACCTACATGTTCAGAAAACATAGACGACTGCAAAGGATCGAAGTGTAAGAATGGTGGAACCTGTGTAGATGGAGTTAATGACTTCACCTGTATCTGTCCACCAAAGTACAGCGGAACACGTTGTCA GTACAACTACCCTCCTCTTAAGTGTGAACTAGATGTTGAATGTGAAAATAGGGGTATTTGTCATGACACTCAATGGGGGGCAAACTGCACCTGCCCTCCAGGATTCACAGGAGACAG ATGTGAGAGAGAAGTTGATGAGTGTGCATCTAGCCCATGTCTAAATGGCGGATCATGTCTGGATCGGCTGAACCGTTTTCAGTGTTTGTGTCCAGCAGGATTCAGTGGCCAGTTCTGTGAAACAAAT AAACAGGCTCAGCAAGAACATCTACCTTGGTTGGCCATTGCGGTTCCACTTGCATGTGGCTGTATCCTCTTGGTGGCCATTGGACTCATTTTTATGTTGATGACAGCACGCAAGAAGCGGCAATCAGAAGGAGCTTATTCCCCAAGCCATCAGGAGATTGCTGGTGCACGCCTGGAGATGGATAGCATGCTGAAAGTACCACCTGAAGAGCGTCTCATttga